The Streptomyces sp. Alt3 genome has a segment encoding these proteins:
- a CDS encoding sensor histidine kinase: MSTEEPAGGRPGPIARLSVQNWVHLILAGFVLVVCGCLVVGGLVLSRISDRTTDLVDRIQPARSASFQLQNSLLDQETGVRGFALTGDTTFLEPYQEGKRAERERLARVRSLTGNEQPYAEDVDRIERAAQQWRTLRAEPLIAAVRASGPTAASSAPIMRSKADFDSLRALYNTQQSHLDDARDIARAELGDARGTRDWVLIALVAGFVLAVVSLSLLLHRMVGRPLGALTSASDRVRSGAFTEKIDVRGPSDVRAVSQAAEAMRRRLVAELAESQERETLLAEQTTELRRSNSELEQFAYVASHDLQEPLRKVASFCQLLEKRYSAELDDRGRQYIDFAVDGAKRMQVLINDLLTFSRVGRVQQSWKPVDLDAALDRALTNLTLAVEESGAVVVREEPLPELLGDSTSLTMVWQNLVGNAVKFRRPDVPCRIAVGCVREGDDWHLTVADNGIGIAPEFADKVFIIFQRLHARDEYEGTGIGLSLCRKIIEFHGGRIWLDPETAEGTLIHFTLPVLPEAPTHTTAELLAPAALTPRSGDTP; this comes from the coding sequence ATGAGTACCGAGGAACCGGCCGGCGGGCGGCCCGGCCCCATAGCCAGGCTGTCGGTGCAGAACTGGGTGCACCTGATCCTGGCCGGCTTCGTCCTCGTGGTCTGCGGCTGCCTCGTCGTGGGCGGCCTCGTCCTCTCACGCATCTCCGACCGGACCACCGACCTCGTGGACCGCATCCAGCCCGCCCGCTCCGCGTCGTTCCAGCTGCAGAACTCGCTCCTCGACCAGGAGACCGGCGTACGGGGTTTCGCGCTCACCGGTGACACCACATTCCTGGAGCCCTACCAGGAGGGCAAGCGGGCCGAGCGGGAGCGGCTGGCCCGGGTTCGCTCACTGACCGGGAACGAGCAGCCGTACGCCGAGGACGTGGACCGGATCGAGCGGGCCGCCCAGCAGTGGCGGACCTTGCGGGCCGAGCCGCTGATCGCCGCGGTGCGGGCGAGCGGGCCCACAGCCGCCTCATCCGCCCCGATCATGCGGAGCAAGGCGGATTTCGACTCCCTGCGGGCGCTCTACAACACCCAGCAGAGCCACCTGGACGACGCGCGTGACATCGCGCGCGCGGAACTGGGCGACGCGCGCGGCACGCGCGACTGGGTGCTCATCGCCCTGGTGGCCGGCTTCGTGCTGGCCGTGGTGTCGCTGAGTCTTCTGCTGCACCGCATGGTTGGCCGGCCCCTCGGTGCCCTGACCTCCGCGTCGGACAGGGTGAGATCGGGTGCCTTCACCGAGAAGATCGATGTCCGGGGCCCGTCGGACGTACGGGCGGTGTCCCAGGCGGCCGAGGCCATGCGCCGGCGCCTGGTGGCCGAGCTCGCCGAGTCCCAGGAACGCGAGACGCTGCTGGCCGAGCAGACCACGGAGCTGCGCCGGTCCAACTCCGAACTGGAGCAGTTCGCCTACGTGGCCTCGCACGACCTCCAGGAGCCCCTCCGGAAGGTGGCCTCCTTCTGCCAGTTGCTGGAGAAGCGGTACAGCGCGGAACTGGACGACCGCGGCAGGCAGTACATCGACTTCGCGGTCGACGGCGCCAAGCGGATGCAGGTGCTCATCAACGACCTGCTGACGTTCTCCCGGGTGGGGCGGGTGCAGCAGAGCTGGAAGCCCGTGGATCTCGACGCGGCTCTGGACCGGGCCCTGACCAACCTCACCCTCGCCGTCGAGGAGTCCGGAGCCGTCGTCGTACGCGAGGAGCCGCTGCCGGAGCTGCTGGGCGATTCGACGTCCCTCACCATGGTGTGGCAGAACCTCGTCGGGAACGCGGTCAAGTTCCGCCGGCCCGACGTGCCGTGCCGGATCGCCGTCGGGTGTGTCCGGGAGGGCGACGACTGGCATCTGACGGTCGCGGACAACGGCATCGGGATCGCCCCGGAGTTCGCCGACAAGGTGTTCATCATCTTCCAGCGCCTGCACGCCCGCGACGAGTACGAGGGAACCGGAATCGGGCTCTCCCTCTGCCGCAAGATCATCGAGTTCCACGGTGGCCGGATCTGGCTGGACCCGGAGACCGCCGAGGGCACACTGATTCACTTCACCCTGCCAGTGCTTCCTGAGGCCCCCACACACACCACGGCGGAGCTGCTCGCCCCCGCCGCGCTCACCCCCCGGTCGGGAGACACCCCGTGA
- a CDS encoding response regulator: protein MNDAVKPIEVLLVEDDPGDELMTREAFEDNKIRNTLHVVRDGQEALDFLYRQGEYADAPRPDLVLLDLNLPRYDGRQVLERIKTDPELALIPVVVLTTSSAEEDILRSYKLHANAYVTKPVDLEQFIGAVRQIDDFFVSVVRLPRRA from the coding sequence GTGAACGACGCCGTCAAGCCCATCGAGGTCCTGCTGGTCGAGGACGACCCCGGCGACGAGCTGATGACCCGTGAGGCCTTCGAGGACAACAAGATCCGCAACACCCTGCACGTGGTGCGCGACGGGCAGGAGGCGCTCGACTTCCTCTACCGCCAGGGCGAGTACGCCGACGCCCCTCGCCCGGACCTGGTGCTGCTCGACCTGAACCTGCCGAGGTACGACGGCCGGCAGGTCCTGGAGCGGATCAAGACCGACCCCGAACTGGCTCTGATCCCGGTGGTGGTCCTCACCACGTCCTCGGCCGAGGAGGACATCCTGCGCAGTTACAAACTGCACGCCAACGCCTACGTCACCAAGCCGGTGGACCTGGAACAGTTCATCGGCGCGGTGCGCCAGATCGACGACTTCTTCGTCAGCGTGGTCCGGCTGCCCCGGCGTGCGTAA
- a CDS encoding ATP-binding protein has translation MNEQATSRPDDPVQGSPSTEVLLAAEVFDGEPGCIAQARALADRFLARLVSEWLAVLGEHTRSDLMLAVSELVTNADRYSHGPYLLELEGDARRISVTVYDSSTALPVLYSPDPARLGGHGMEIVVALCDRLTAERVPVGKRIRAEFTLST, from the coding sequence ATGAACGAACAGGCCACCTCACGGCCGGACGACCCCGTCCAGGGGTCCCCGTCCACGGAGGTACTGCTCGCTGCCGAGGTGTTCGACGGCGAGCCCGGATGCATCGCGCAGGCCCGCGCGCTCGCCGACCGCTTCCTCGCCCGCCTCGTGTCCGAGTGGCTCGCGGTGCTCGGCGAGCACACCCGCAGCGATCTGATGCTGGCGGTGAGCGAGCTGGTCACCAACGCGGACCGCTACAGCCACGGCCCGTACCTGCTGGAGCTCGAGGGCGACGCACGGCGCATCAGCGTCACGGTGTACGACAGCAGCACGGCACTCCCCGTGCTCTACTCCCCCGACCCGGCGCGCCTCGGCGGTCACGGCATGGAGATCGTCGTCGCTCTCTGCGACCGGCTCACGGCGGAGCGGGTACCGGTCGGCAAGCGCATCCGCGCCGAGTTCACGCTGAGTACCTGA
- a CDS encoding DMT family transporter, with amino-acid sequence MSSLAFSVLLSLVSAVAYAAGAIVQERVAAAGDSRPYAPLRNGAWWVAVALNGVGAVLHVVALAYGPLSLVQPLGALTIVFALPMAALFVHRRAGRTAWRGALMATVGLAGLLALTGSAGSHTLAGQEQFALATGTSGAVVVLLILAKGVHRPMLRSVVLATGAGIAFGMASVFTKTVAVEWTSGSVTSGLPTLLVIAGLAAAGLLLSQAAYRGAGLTAPLATVTVVNPVVAAAVGLTMFGEQFRFGVTGTLLALGCGALAAAGLVLLTTERVGAERNAPERTGPGERTPEEHVDTTQAGSADVPRTTVTLPEPAKPVVPQGAAVLPDPFPAPTALSLPLTLPLDHGGGRVEFDGRRSAAGPARRGDLEGRAGNVQTLTPPALR; translated from the coding sequence ATGAGTTCCCTCGCGTTTTCCGTGCTGCTCTCACTGGTCTCCGCCGTCGCCTACGCGGCGGGCGCGATCGTCCAGGAGCGGGTGGCCGCGGCCGGCGACAGCCGCCCGTACGCTCCTCTGCGCAACGGAGCCTGGTGGGTCGCTGTGGCTCTCAACGGCGTGGGAGCGGTGCTGCACGTGGTGGCGCTGGCGTACGGGCCTCTCAGCCTCGTACAGCCCCTGGGAGCTCTCACGATCGTCTTCGCCCTGCCGATGGCCGCTCTGTTCGTCCACCGCAGGGCGGGGCGCACGGCTTGGCGCGGCGCCTTGATGGCCACGGTCGGACTGGCCGGGCTGCTCGCTCTCACGGGGAGCGCGGGGTCCCACACACTGGCCGGGCAGGAACAGTTCGCGCTCGCGACCGGGACGTCCGGCGCGGTGGTGGTCCTGCTGATCCTCGCCAAGGGGGTCCACCGGCCGATGCTGCGCAGCGTGGTGCTGGCCACCGGTGCCGGTATCGCCTTCGGCATGGCGTCCGTGTTCACGAAGACCGTGGCCGTGGAGTGGACCTCGGGCTCGGTGACCTCGGGGCTGCCGACCCTTCTGGTGATCGCGGGGCTCGCCGCCGCGGGGCTGCTGCTGTCGCAGGCGGCGTACCGGGGTGCCGGGCTGACGGCTCCGCTCGCGACGGTCACCGTGGTCAACCCGGTCGTCGCGGCGGCCGTGGGCCTCACGATGTTCGGGGAGCAGTTCCGCTTCGGGGTGACGGGCACCCTGCTCGCCCTCGGCTGCGGCGCGCTGGCAGCGGCGGGGCTGGTGCTGCTGACCACGGAGCGCGTGGGGGCCGAGCGGAACGCGCCGGAGCGGACGGGGCCCGGGGAGCGTACGCCGGAGGAACACGTCGACACGACTCAGGCCGGGAGTGCCGACGTACCGCGGACGACGGTGACACTGCCCGAGCCGGCGAAACCCGTGGTGCCTCAGGGTGCGGCGGTGCTGCCGGACCCGTTTCCGGCGCCCACGGCGCTCTCCCTCCCGCTGACCCTGCCCTTGGACCACGGCGGCGGGAGGGTGGAGTTCGACGGCAGGCGGTCCGCTGCCGGCCCGGCCCGCCGGGGTGACTTAGAGGGCCGGGCGGGGAACGTTCAGACGCTCACGCCGCCTGCCCTGAGGTAG
- a CDS encoding transglycosylase family protein — protein MAATGRHRRYQPSRINRASLTVTAGGAGIALPLLTAASAGAATTDVWEKVAACESTGNWHINTGNGYYGGLQFTRSTWAAYGGTAYAARADLATKDQQIAVAEKVLDGQGPGAWPTCSVRAGLKQGGDAPDMAPQSKRQVAVDGGKDKASKSGPSARTARDSATVKASPTAVPGARESYTVARGDSLSGIASAERVQGGWQQLYAANRTVVGSDPDLIIPGQRLSLDGAGAPSTATDRKTGSGTAAPEAARKTAPKAAEKARPATPKATPKPTPKATEKARPAAEKKASKPRSGLTAPVSAGTGTPYHQAGSWSSGYHTGVDFPVPTGTSVKAVASGKVVSAGWAGAYGYEIVVRHSDGRYSQYAHLSSLHVREGQQVGSGQRIARSGSTGNSTGPHLHFEIRTGPGYGSDIDPLAYLRAGGVSV, from the coding sequence ATGGCCGCGACCGGACGGCACCGCAGATACCAGCCCAGCCGCATCAACCGTGCCTCGCTCACGGTGACGGCGGGAGGCGCGGGCATTGCGCTCCCGCTTCTCACGGCCGCCTCGGCGGGGGCTGCCACGACCGATGTGTGGGAGAAGGTCGCCGCCTGCGAATCGACCGGGAACTGGCACATCAACACGGGCAACGGCTACTACGGAGGCCTGCAGTTCACCCGGTCCACCTGGGCCGCCTACGGTGGCACGGCCTACGCCGCCCGGGCGGATCTGGCGACCAAGGACCAGCAGATAGCCGTGGCCGAGAAGGTGCTCGACGGGCAGGGCCCTGGAGCCTGGCCGACGTGCTCCGTACGGGCCGGTCTGAAGCAGGGCGGCGACGCCCCCGACATGGCCCCGCAGTCGAAGCGCCAGGTCGCCGTCGACGGCGGGAAGGACAAGGCCTCGAAGTCCGGGCCTTCGGCGAGGACCGCCCGTGACAGCGCGACGGTGAAGGCGTCGCCCACCGCCGTGCCCGGCGCACGCGAGTCGTACACCGTCGCGCGCGGCGACTCGCTCTCCGGGATCGCGTCCGCGGAGCGGGTGCAGGGCGGCTGGCAACAGCTGTACGCGGCCAACCGAACCGTGGTGGGCAGCGACCCAGATCTCATCATCCCGGGACAGCGGCTGAGCCTCGACGGCGCCGGAGCGCCTTCGACGGCCACGGACCGGAAGACCGGGTCCGGGACCGCCGCACCCGAAGCCGCGAGGAAGACGGCTCCGAAGGCCGCCGAGAAGGCCCGGCCCGCCACACCGAAGGCCACCCCGAAGCCCACTCCGAAAGCGACGGAGAAGGCCAGGCCCGCTGCCGAGAAGAAGGCGTCCAAGCCGCGGTCCGGCCTCACCGCCCCCGTGTCGGCCGGCACCGGGACCCCGTACCACCAGGCCGGTTCCTGGTCCAGCGGCTACCACACGGGCGTCGACTTCCCGGTGCCCACCGGCACCTCGGTGAAGGCCGTGGCGTCCGGCAAGGTGGTCTCGGCAGGCTGGGCGGGCGCGTACGGCTACGAGATCGTCGTACGCCACAGCGACGGCAGGTACAGCCAGTACGCGCACCTCTCCTCGCTGCACGTGCGCGAGGGACAGCAGGTCGGCAGCGGCCAGCGGATCGCACGCTCCGGATCCACCGGCAACAGCACCGGCCCGCACCTGCACTTCGAGATCCGGACCGGCCCCGGCTACGGATCGGACATCGACCCCCTGGCCTACCTCAGGGCAGGCGGCGTGAGCGTCTGA